The Methanomassiliicoccales archaeon genome has a window encoding:
- a CDS encoding aldo/keto reductase, giving the protein MISPLGLGVWQFANKGGGLAGGYWPEIPFESMVRIVNTSLEGGINWFDTAQVYGNGNSEKNLVRSLRENGREPGDVVIATKWWPLLKTAANIRKTIGDRMRFLEGFPIDLYQVHQPFSISSIKAQMDAMTDLVGKGKIKGVGVSNFSNGQMIKAHEALESRGLKLLSNQVHYNLIQRKIENNGIMESAKELGITIIAYSPLEQGILTGKFHRNPALLDRVGFIRKRMFSFGKGKMEKSRPIIDAIQEIAEEHEATSSQVALSWLINYHGDTVVAIPGASKPTHAQENIGALKVVLSRNEMDQLEEMTRDYL; this is encoded by the coding sequence ATGATCAGCCCTTTGGGACTGGGAGTATGGCAATTCGCCAACAAGGGGGGAGGTCTCGCTGGAGGATACTGGCCAGAAATCCCTTTCGAGAGCATGGTCCGAATTGTTAACACCAGCCTGGAGGGCGGCATCAATTGGTTCGATACCGCCCAGGTCTATGGTAACGGGAACTCGGAAAAGAACCTGGTGAGGTCTCTTAGGGAGAACGGAAGGGAGCCTGGTGATGTGGTCATCGCCACGAAATGGTGGCCGTTGCTCAAGACCGCTGCCAACATTAGAAAGACCATCGGGGATCGAATGCGCTTCTTGGAGGGATTTCCCATCGACCTCTATCAAGTGCATCAGCCCTTTTCCATATCGAGCATCAAGGCTCAGATGGATGCGATGACAGATCTTGTGGGCAAGGGCAAGATAAAGGGGGTAGGCGTCAGTAATTTCTCAAACGGTCAGATGATCAAGGCCCATGAAGCCCTGGAATCCAGAGGTCTGAAACTGCTCTCGAATCAGGTGCACTACAACCTCATCCAACGGAAAATTGAGAACAACGGGATTATGGAATCGGCTAAGGAGCTGGGTATCACGATAATAGCGTACTCCCCTCTTGAGCAAGGCATTCTTACGGGTAAGTTCCACCGGAACCCAGCTCTTCTCGACAGAGTGGGCTTCATCCGCAAGAGGATGTTCTCATTCGGAAAGGGTAAGATGGAAAAGAGTCGACCCATCATCGACGCCATACAGGAAATTGCGGAAGAGCACGAGGCCACCAGCTCGCAGGTCGCACTGAGCTGGTTGATCAACTACCATGGAGATACTGTGGTCGCGATTCCCGGGGCATCGAAACCCACGCATGCCCAGGAGAACATAGGGGCGTTGAAAGTCGTACTATCCAGAAACGAAATGGATCAACTGGAGGAGATGACCAGGGACTATCTATGA
- a CDS encoding DUF1638 domain-containing protein, with translation MTYKGTLGLIGCPILEDEMAYVLTKDNDISSICFVDTEDCKNLVKKVKRLNPKKSLCFLEEEDIDTYTSENGGFSVLVWIKPSALHEDPDNLRDKVVDTMAKIDNKCDSILLFYGLCGNAFKNIDKISDRFTSPVTIMKDLKGQIVDDCIAVPLGGTEGYLSLLKKYPGVFYMTPAWAENWKELIRKAEMFRGMGEASWDDLKFIFEMANYTKVLKIRTGLGDNQMQDEKTKEFAEIFNFEEYILEDGWCSLDVTEESYDKAKGFLSGDEP, from the coding sequence ATGACCTACAAGGGAACTTTGGGCTTGATTGGATGCCCGATTCTAGAGGACGAGATGGCGTATGTACTCACCAAGGACAATGATATCTCCAGCATCTGTTTCGTCGATACCGAGGACTGCAAGAACCTTGTGAAGAAGGTGAAGAGGCTGAACCCAAAAAAGAGCTTGTGCTTTTTGGAAGAGGAAGATATTGATACATACACTTCCGAAAACGGGGGATTCTCAGTCCTTGTATGGATCAAACCATCAGCCCTTCATGAGGACCCTGATAACCTGAGGGATAAGGTCGTCGATACGATGGCCAAGATCGACAACAAATGTGATTCCATACTCCTGTTCTATGGCCTTTGTGGCAATGCCTTCAAGAATATCGACAAGATCTCCGATAGATTCACGAGTCCGGTCACTATCATGAAGGATCTGAAAGGGCAGATTGTTGACGACTGCATAGCCGTTCCCCTGGGGGGGACAGAGGGGTACCTATCGCTGCTCAAGAAGTACCCAGGGGTATTCTACATGACCCCAGCTTGGGCCGAAAATTGGAAGGAACTGATCAGGAAGGCAGAGATGTTCCGCGGGATGGGCGAGGCAAGTTGGGACGATCTCAAATTCATTTTCGAGATGGCCAACTACACCAAGGTGCTCAAGATCCGAACTGGCCTAGGGGATAATCAGATGCAAGATGAGAAGACCAAGGAGTTCGCTGAGATATTCAACTTCGAGGAGTACATCCTGGAGGATGGTTGGTGCTCTCTGGATGTCACGGAGGAATCATACGACAAAGCCAAGGGTTTCTTGTCAGGGGATGAGCCCTGA
- a CDS encoding site-2 protease family protein → MYEDHYIYNPVPQGKIRFGKTEIRHIAIALAVLTIAFTNVLAPLVDDKIQGDIVTIYLYALLISFVVVTAAFLTHEMAHKLIAQRQGSWAEFRMFPLGLIMAFVFSFMGLIFAAPGAVYIQGVKDSRQNGIISFAGPAVNLILGVPFMAAAFLFDIGGILGIFIFLMGYINIFLAFFNMLPIPPLDGSKIFRWNPIIYVCALVTSIVFVAIPFILGYPI, encoded by the coding sequence ATGTACGAGGACCACTACATTTACAACCCCGTCCCTCAAGGGAAGATAAGATTCGGAAAGACGGAGATACGGCACATCGCAATAGCGTTGGCAGTCCTCACCATAGCTTTCACAAATGTCTTGGCACCACTGGTGGACGACAAGATCCAAGGAGATATTGTGACGATCTACCTGTACGCCCTTCTTATCTCTTTCGTAGTGGTCACCGCAGCTTTCTTGACCCATGAAATGGCTCACAAGTTGATAGCCCAAAGACAGGGCTCGTGGGCCGAATTCAGGATGTTTCCACTCGGTCTGATTATGGCGTTCGTATTCTCATTCATGGGCCTGATCTTCGCCGCACCGGGAGCGGTCTACATTCAGGGGGTAAAGGACAGCAGGCAGAACGGAATCATCAGCTTTGCCGGACCAGCCGTCAACCTGATTCTTGGCGTTCCCTTCATGGCGGCCGCGTTCCTATTCGATATCGGAGGGATCCTAGGAATCTTCATCTTTCTAATGGGCTACATCAATATCTTCTTGGCATTCTTCAACATGCTGCCAATACCGCCATTGGATGGGTCCAAGATATTCAGATGGAACCCGATCATCTATGTGTGTGCCCTCGTCACTTCGATCGTATTCGTGGCCATTCCCTTTATCTTGGGCTATCCCATCTGA
- a CDS encoding FAD-binding protein — translation MEAEVLDHIAAIVGKENMSTRIADLYTYGFDASIHHNSPDLVVRPSSAEEISEIVKIANEKEIPVMPRGAGTGLCGSAVPLKGGILLDMARMNNIKDIRVEDLNCAVEAGVVYDQLNKALATRGFFFPPTPGSGEVCTIGGMIAANASGMRAIKYGATRDYVLGLRVVLANGDIIDVGTNTLKNSSGYQLERLFVGSEGTLGIITDVVLRISPKPKKSAMAVAAFDDVRKAGECVSAIIAHPLIPSAIELMDSICINAVNKTMNVGFPDCEALCLVEVDGDPLVVEKEVKQVHEICQKVGAISVEFSSDPKQMASWTAGRKAVLPALSRLGEGSVSVSLADDMGVPISKIPDAVVAFQEIAKRNGVLVGTYGHAADGNLHTKMLLDAEDPEAWRNGEKAVGEIFDKCIELGGTVTGEHGVGISKAPWMQKERASALNTMKAIKQALDPKNILNPGKLQQWEGSIITKLRYPCPEYRDK, via the coding sequence ATGGAAGCTGAGGTGCTAGACCATATTGCCGCTATCGTAGGCAAGGAGAACATGTCGACCAGGATAGCTGATCTTTATACCTACGGATTTGACGCATCAATCCATCACAATTCACCTGACCTAGTGGTGAGGCCCTCCTCCGCGGAGGAGATCTCTGAGATAGTGAAGATCGCTAATGAAAAGGAGATACCCGTCATGCCCCGAGGGGCAGGGACTGGCCTTTGCGGTTCGGCCGTTCCATTAAAGGGTGGAATTCTTCTGGATATGGCCCGGATGAACAATATCAAGGATATCCGTGTGGAAGATCTCAATTGCGCCGTGGAGGCGGGTGTGGTCTATGATCAGCTCAACAAGGCCCTCGCTACTAGGGGTTTCTTCTTCCCCCCCACCCCCGGTAGTGGAGAGGTGTGCACCATCGGTGGAATGATAGCCGCCAATGCCAGCGGGATGAGGGCTATCAAATACGGGGCAACCAGAGATTATGTCCTTGGCCTCAGGGTAGTTCTCGCGAACGGAGACATCATAGATGTGGGAACCAACACTCTCAAGAATTCTTCCGGTTACCAGCTGGAACGACTCTTTGTTGGGAGTGAGGGCACCCTGGGAATAATCACAGATGTTGTCCTCAGAATCTCTCCCAAGCCCAAGAAATCCGCCATGGCGGTGGCCGCCTTCGATGATGTCAGGAAGGCAGGAGAGTGCGTGTCGGCGATCATTGCACATCCCCTGATCCCCTCAGCCATCGAGCTCATGGACAGCATCTGCATAAACGCGGTCAACAAGACCATGAATGTAGGATTTCCAGATTGTGAGGCGCTCTGCCTGGTTGAGGTGGATGGTGACCCCCTAGTGGTTGAGAAGGAGGTCAAGCAGGTCCACGAAATCTGTCAGAAGGTAGGTGCGATCAGCGTGGAGTTCTCTTCAGACCCCAAGCAGATGGCATCATGGACCGCGGGTAGGAAAGCTGTCCTCCCTGCATTGAGCAGGCTGGGCGAGGGGTCGGTCTCTGTTTCCCTGGCTGATGATATGGGGGTGCCAATATCCAAGATACCGGATGCGGTGGTTGCCTTCCAGGAGATAGCTAAGCGCAACGGTGTCCTCGTGGGAACTTACGGTCACGCGGCCGATGGGAACCTGCACACCAAAATGCTTCTTGATGCCGAGGATCCAGAGGCCTGGAGGAATGGCGAGAAGGCCGTGGGAGAGATCTTTGACAAGTGCATAGAGCTCGGTGGAACGGTCACTGGAGAGCATGGGGTAGGCATCTCTAAGGCCCCTTGGATGCAGAAGGAGCGTGCAAGTGCCCTGAATACGATGAAGGCCATTAAGCAGGCTCTCGATCCCAAAAACATACTCAACCCCGGCAAGCTCCAGCAGTGGGAAGGTAGCATCATAACCAAGCTTAGGTACCCCTGCCCTGAATATCGGGATAAGTAA
- a CDS encoding GNAT family N-acetyltransferase, which translates to MLQGEKVRLRAPERIDIPAFLRWINDQEVTEFLDIEPPMGMEQEEAWFESLRNSDIEVFSIETKEGELIGNIGLMKFDWVSRKVTMGIVIGEKVHWGSGYGSDAIMTLLSYLFEELNINRVHLEVDTANQRAVHCYEKCGFVKEGILRQVRWKRGRFKDNYIMSILREEWESKHSNRR; encoded by the coding sequence ATGCTTCAAGGCGAGAAGGTTAGGCTTCGCGCACCGGAACGCATTGACATCCCCGCTTTCCTGAGATGGATAAACGACCAGGAGGTGACCGAATTCCTAGACATCGAACCACCAATGGGAATGGAACAGGAGGAAGCCTGGTTCGAATCACTGCGTAACTCGGATATAGAGGTCTTTTCCATCGAAACCAAGGAAGGCGAGCTCATAGGGAACATAGGGTTGATGAAGTTCGATTGGGTATCCAGAAAGGTCACGATGGGGATAGTCATCGGCGAGAAAGTCCATTGGGGAAGCGGATACGGTTCTGACGCCATCATGACCCTTCTGAGCTATCTGTTCGAGGAGTTGAATATTAATCGCGTCCACCTTGAGGTAGACACCGCGAATCAGAGGGCCGTACACTGCTACGAGAAATGCGGCTTCGTCAAAGAGGGAATCCTCAGGCAGGTAAGGTGGAAACGGGGAAGATTCAAGGATAACTACATAATGTCCATTCTTAGGGAGGAATGGGAGTCCAAACATTCGAATCGGCGTTAA
- a CDS encoding ketoacid-CoA transferase: protein MELMTVIAAREIHDKEIAFVGTGLPMLAAMLAQLTHAPDCVIVFEAGAIDCRLSQLPMSVGDSRAARKASTLTGLFDVFSTVLQRGYIDVGFLSGAQVDVYGNINSTCLGDYQKPKVRLPGSGGACDIACLSKRTIVIARHERRRFPERCDYLTSPGWIDGPGGRESAGIQGGGPEVVITDLGVMRFDDQTKRMYLSACHPGVTREMVKENTGFDIDVSRAGEAPAPTEEELLILRDRVDPEGIFLKKE, encoded by the coding sequence ATGGAGCTCATGACCGTGATCGCCGCCAGGGAGATTCATGACAAGGAAATTGCCTTCGTGGGAACCGGACTTCCGATGCTGGCAGCAATGCTGGCACAACTAACCCACGCCCCAGATTGTGTGATAGTCTTCGAGGCTGGGGCAATAGACTGCAGGCTATCACAACTCCCCATGTCCGTTGGAGACTCCCGGGCCGCTAGGAAGGCGTCGACCCTGACAGGCCTATTTGACGTGTTCTCCACCGTGCTGCAGAGGGGCTATATCGATGTGGGCTTCCTCTCGGGAGCACAGGTGGATGTCTATGGCAACATTAACTCAACATGCTTGGGCGATTACCAGAAGCCCAAGGTGAGACTCCCAGGAAGTGGCGGGGCCTGTGATATAGCTTGTCTTTCAAAGAGGACCATAGTCATCGCGAGGCATGAGAGGAGGCGTTTTCCTGAGCGTTGCGATTACCTTACCAGTCCAGGGTGGATAGATGGACCGGGCGGTCGGGAATCTGCTGGAATTCAGGGCGGGGGCCCAGAGGTCGTGATCACGGATCTTGGAGTCATGAGGTTTGATGATCAGACCAAGAGGATGTATCTTTCAGCCTGTCATCCGGGTGTGACGCGAGAGATGGTGAAGGAGAATACAGGGTTTGATATCGACGTCTCCCGAGCTGGAGAGGCCCCTGCGCCCACAGAAGAGGAGCTCCTCATTCTGAGGGACAGGGTTGATCCTGAAGGCATCTTTCTCAAGAAAGAGTGA